In Calothrix sp. PCC 7507, one DNA window encodes the following:
- a CDS encoding SIS domain-containing protein has protein sequence MNDKNYYFKVIELLKVEAEAIAKATTRLEAEQVQGAIKLLYTCQGKVVVVGIGKSGIVARKIAATLTSTGTSAIYLHPADALHGDLGIVTSGDVAIALSNSGETEELISIFPYLNHRQVPIIAILGNINSTLARNADVVLDASVDKEACPLNLAPTTSTTVALAIGDAIAMTLMQVKGLTPEDFALNHPAGRLGKRLTLRVVDIMHGGDENPTIAPTATWLEVITAISQGGLGAVNVVDHSGCLLGIITDGDLRRTFQKIDPTKLESIASHVIMTKNPITVSPDCLAYDALQTMENRPSQISVMPVVDAQGICLGLIRLHDIVRSGV, from the coding sequence GTGAATGATAAAAACTACTATTTTAAGGTGATTGAACTGCTGAAAGTAGAAGCAGAGGCGATCGCCAAAGCGACAACTCGTCTAGAAGCAGAGCAAGTTCAGGGGGCAATTAAACTTTTATATACTTGTCAGGGCAAAGTTGTCGTCGTGGGAATTGGTAAGTCTGGCATTGTAGCTCGTAAAATAGCTGCAACTCTTACTAGTACAGGAACATCTGCTATTTATCTCCACCCTGCAGATGCTCTACATGGAGATTTGGGGATAGTTACTTCAGGAGATGTAGCTATTGCTCTCAGTAATAGTGGTGAGACTGAGGAACTAATTTCTATATTCCCCTATTTAAACCATCGTCAAGTACCGATTATTGCTATTCTAGGCAACATAAATTCAACTCTGGCGCGGAATGCGGATGTCGTCCTTGATGCTTCCGTAGACAAAGAAGCTTGTCCGCTTAACCTTGCACCGACAACTAGCACTACAGTAGCTTTGGCAATTGGGGATGCGATCGCTATGACGTTAATGCAAGTCAAAGGACTGACACCAGAAGACTTCGCGCTGAATCACCCCGCTGGCAGATTAGGAAAACGCCTGACTTTGAGAGTCGTTGATATTATGCATGGTGGTGACGAAAATCCCACAATTGCACCGACAGCCACATGGTTGGAAGTAATTACCGCGATCAGCCAGGGTGGATTGGGTGCTGTCAATGTTGTCGATCATTCCGGTTGCTTACTGGGAATTATTACTGATGGAGACTTGCGAAGAACTTTCCAAAAAATTGACCCAACCAAGTTGGAAAGTATCGCCAGTCATGTAATTATGACCAAGAATCCCATTACTGTTTCCCCGGACTGTTTAGCTTATGATGCTTTGCAGACGATGGAAAACCGTCCTTCACAAATTTCTGTAATGCCGGTAGTCGATGCACAGGGGATTTGTTTAGGGTTGATTAGGCTGCATGATATTGTGAGGAGTGGTGTGTGA
- the kdsB gene encoding 3-deoxy-manno-octulosonate cytidylyltransferase, with translation MINILAVIPARYDSQRFPGKPLVMIGDRPMVQWVYEAAKQCLSFSQVVVATDSQLVVECVQKFGGLVEMTSSTHLSGTDRVAEVATRYPEAIAVANVQGDQPFVKPEMLTQLVAPYLNTETKLPDMTTLACPLDYQTGYTDANVVKVLCDRHNRAIYFSRSPIPYFRNSVPAPVFHHLGLYAFRRDFLAEYAKLTPTPLEECEALEQLRVLEHGYAIQVCHTQVPTLEINTPEDLKQAQSLIAQGVIP, from the coding sequence GTGATTAATATCTTGGCTGTGATTCCAGCACGCTATGATTCCCAACGCTTTCCCGGTAAACCTCTAGTCATGATTGGCGATCGCCCGATGGTGCAGTGGGTTTACGAAGCGGCTAAACAGTGTCTCTCCTTCAGCCAAGTAGTTGTAGCTACTGATAGTCAATTGGTTGTCGAATGTGTCCAAAAATTTGGCGGACTAGTAGAAATGACTAGTAGCACCCATCTCTCAGGTACAGATCGCGTCGCCGAAGTCGCTACACGCTACCCCGAAGCCATAGCAGTTGCTAATGTCCAGGGAGATCAACCATTTGTCAAACCAGAAATGCTGACACAGCTGGTAGCGCCTTATTTGAACACAGAAACAAAACTACCAGATATGACAACCTTAGCCTGTCCTTTGGATTACCAAACAGGTTATACCGATGCAAATGTTGTCAAAGTGCTATGCGATCGCCACAACCGCGCTATATACTTTTCTCGTTCTCCTATTCCCTATTTCCGCAATTCCGTTCCAGCACCAGTATTTCATCATCTTGGTTTATATGCCTTTAGGCGTGATTTTCTGGCAGAATATGCCAAGCTGACACCAACTCCCTTAGAGGAGTGTGAAGCGTTGGAACAACTGCGGGTTCTGGAACATGGATATGCAATTCAAGTCTGTCATACACAAGTGCCTACTCTAGAAATCAACACGCCTGAAGACCTTAAACAAGCCCAATCCCTGATTGCTCAAGGCGTTATCCCATGA
- the kdsA gene encoding 3-deoxy-8-phosphooctulonate synthase, with protein sequence MIKTQITENLFIGEGSPLTLIGGPCVIESEDFTLKMADKIRQVCDRLGIAFIFKASFDKANRTSINSFRGQDLETGLKILQRVKQEIGVPVLTDIHESQQAAIVAEVVDVLQIPAFLCRQTDLLIAAAATGRTVNVKKGQFLAPWDMKSVVRKLESAGAQNILLTERGSSFGYNTLVVDFRSLPQMRQLGYPVVFDATHSVQMPGGQGDKSGGQREFVPYLARAAAAIGIDALFMEIHENPDAALSDGPNMVPLSQLEAVLKPVLHIHNSLAVATPVYL encoded by the coding sequence ATGATTAAAACTCAAATTACAGAAAATCTATTTATTGGCGAGGGTTCGCCGCTAACTTTGATTGGTGGCCCTTGCGTCATCGAGTCGGAAGACTTTACCTTGAAGATGGCGGATAAAATTCGTCAAGTTTGCGATCGCCTCGGTATCGCTTTTATCTTTAAGGCCTCTTTTGATAAAGCCAACCGCACCTCCATCAATTCCTTCCGGGGTCAAGACCTAGAAACAGGGTTAAAAATTCTCCAAAGAGTTAAACAGGAAATTGGTGTCCCCGTCTTAACAGATATTCATGAAAGTCAACAAGCTGCGATCGTCGCGGAAGTCGTTGATGTGCTGCAAATTCCGGCTTTCCTCTGTCGCCAAACAGACCTGCTGATCGCCGCCGCCGCCACAGGACGCACGGTCAATGTCAAAAAAGGTCAATTTCTGGCACCTTGGGATATGAAATCTGTGGTGAGGAAACTAGAGTCAGCTGGAGCGCAAAACATTTTATTAACGGAACGGGGTAGCAGTTTTGGGTACAATACCCTGGTTGTTGATTTTCGCTCTCTACCACAAATGCGGCAACTAGGCTATCCTGTGGTATTTGATGCTACTCACAGCGTACAAATGCCTGGGGGACAGGGTGATAAATCCGGCGGACAGCGGGAGTTTGTCCCCTATCTGGCTAGAGCCGCAGCCGCTATTGGGATTGACGCACTGTTTATGGAAATTCACGAAAATCCCGATGCAGCGCTTAGTGATGGGCCGAATATGGTGCCTCTGTCCCAGCTAGAAGCGGTTTTGAAACCAGTTTTACATATCCACAACAGTTTGGCAGTGGCTACACCCGTTTATTTGTGA
- a CDS encoding HAD family hydrolase, with protein sequence MNKISESEWRSRLSQVKLLALDVDGVLTDGGLYYTDNGEELKKFNVKDGLGLKLLMQAGIDVAIITASTSSSVLHRAKKLGINYTFIGVEHKLSVLENLCHKLNITLEQVAYMGDDLNDLPILQAVGCPLTVADAMSANKSSAIYITELAGGQGAVREICDYLLKN encoded by the coding sequence ATGAACAAAATCTCTGAATCTGAGTGGCGATCGCGCTTATCCCAAGTGAAACTATTGGCCTTAGATGTCGATGGCGTGCTGACAGATGGCGGTCTTTACTACACCGATAATGGCGAAGAATTAAAAAAATTTAACGTTAAAGACGGTTTAGGACTGAAATTGTTGATGCAAGCAGGAATAGACGTGGCAATTATCACCGCCAGCACATCAAGCTCAGTCCTACATCGTGCTAAAAAATTAGGAATTAACTATACCTTTATCGGTGTAGAGCATAAATTATCAGTACTAGAAAATCTCTGCCACAAGTTAAATATTACCCTAGAACAAGTGGCTTATATGGGCGACGATCTTAATGATCTACCCATACTCCAAGCAGTTGGTTGTCCCTTGACTGTAGCTGATGCCATGTCTGCAAATAAATCATCTGCCATATACATTACAGAGCTAGCTGGTGGACAAGGAGCAGTGAGAGAAATATGCGATTATTTGTTAAAAAATTAG
- a CDS encoding bifunctional 2-polyprenyl-6-hydroxyphenol methylase/3-demethylubiquinol 3-O-methyltransferase UbiG — protein sequence MRLFVKKLAQWFKLPYSFTKNRIFLTQNELPFSGYDEHRNKIKFVDSLSDDNLKELNKILKWNCFVIDNNGRRFGNLARRGKRHTPQIIPDRRILLMNEYFNLADKHVLEIGCFEGIHTIGLAQYAKQVTAFDSRMENVVKTIVRCSLFGVNPPVFKLNIEENIDQYSNLLSADVMHHVGVLYHLKNPVQHLLDLKKYIRLGLMLDTHYSLDQDAKDTYEVNGKTYTYKKCREQGYADVFSGMYESSKWLRLDDIVSILQEVGFGQVDIVEHRNERNGPRVLLLAKKHQ from the coding sequence ATGCGATTATTTGTTAAAAAATTAGCTCAATGGTTTAAATTACCCTACTCATTCACGAAAAATAGAATATTTCTGACACAGAATGAATTGCCGTTCAGTGGGTACGATGAACACAGAAATAAAATTAAATTTGTAGACTCTTTAAGTGATGATAACTTAAAGGAATTAAACAAAATCTTAAAATGGAATTGTTTCGTAATAGATAATAATGGCAGGAGATTTGGTAACCTAGCTCGGCGTGGCAAACGGCACACACCACAAATCATTCCTGACAGAAGAATATTGTTAATGAATGAATACTTTAACTTAGCAGACAAGCACGTTTTGGAAATTGGTTGTTTTGAAGGTATTCATACAATTGGTCTAGCACAATATGCCAAGCAGGTTACAGCATTCGATTCTCGGATGGAAAACGTTGTGAAAACTATTGTTCGCTGTTCTTTATTTGGAGTGAATCCTCCTGTTTTTAAATTAAATATAGAAGAAAATATAGACCAGTATAGCAATTTACTATCAGCTGATGTTATGCACCACGTAGGTGTTCTTTACCACTTAAAAAACCCAGTTCAACATTTACTTGATTTAAAAAAATATATTCGCCTTGGCTTAATGTTGGATACTCATTACTCTCTCGATCAAGACGCTAAAGATACATATGAAGTTAATGGCAAAACATATACTTATAAAAAATGCCGAGAACAAGGATATGCCGATGTCTTCTCAGGTATGTATGAATCATCAAAATGGTTGAGATTAGATGATATAGTCTCAATTTTACAGGAAGTAGGCTTTGGACAAGTAGATATAGTAGAACACAGAAATGAGCGTAATGGTCCCCGTGTTCTATTACTGGCTAAAAAGCATCAATAA
- a CDS encoding glycosyltransferase, with amino-acid sequence MEERELIALNIESPIQIFVGTQEEQMLAVKVLEYSIKKYASMPVEVTPLFIAVRKAGIRIPEPQDPKIKPQTPFSFQRFAIPALNGYRGRAIYLDSDMQVFRDIKELWLLPFNGADLLSVYEPGDSQRVSQFSVMVINCEQLNWNVEQLVRDLEMGKWTYKQFILEMSPASKIASVIPTEWNDLERYSEDKTALTHYTDMPNQPWLNTHNPLGWLWCQELLNAIQEGFISEQFVKTEVARGWVRPSLIYQLDHKIIDPSQLPVSVIQKDRLEFVPPHAMKRIIKSIMSHQQIPQFLKKVVLKTYALARFFSYKN; translated from the coding sequence GTGGAGGAAAGAGAACTTATTGCATTAAATATTGAGAGTCCCATACAGATATTTGTAGGAACTCAAGAAGAACAGATGCTAGCCGTCAAAGTCTTAGAGTACTCAATCAAAAAGTACGCCTCTATGCCGGTGGAAGTCACACCTCTATTTATAGCAGTACGCAAAGCCGGAATCCGAATTCCCGAACCTCAAGACCCAAAAATAAAACCACAAACTCCATTTAGCTTCCAAAGGTTTGCAATTCCTGCGCTTAACGGCTATCGTGGCAGAGCTATTTATCTCGACTCTGATATGCAAGTTTTCCGAGATATTAAGGAATTATGGTTACTACCATTTAACGGAGCAGACCTACTTTCTGTTTATGAACCAGGAGACTCTCAAAGAGTGTCTCAATTCAGTGTGATGGTCATTAATTGCGAACAACTAAACTGGAACGTAGAACAGTTAGTGAGAGATTTAGAAATGGGTAAATGGACTTACAAGCAATTTATTTTAGAAATGAGTCCAGCTAGCAAAATTGCATCTGTTATTCCAACTGAATGGAATGATTTAGAGCGTTATAGCGAAGATAAGACAGCTTTAACTCATTACACTGATATGCCAAATCAGCCGTGGCTAAATACGCATAACCCTTTAGGATGGCTATGGTGTCAAGAACTTTTGAATGCCATTCAAGAAGGCTTTATTAGTGAACAATTTGTGAAAACAGAAGTTGCTAGAGGATGGGTCAGACCTTCCCTAATTTATCAGTTAGATCATAAAATAATTGATCCAAGTCAACTACCTGTCTCTGTAATTCAAAAAGATAGACTTGAATTCGTCCCTCCTCATGCGATGAAAAGAATTATAAAATCCATTATGAGTCACCAGCAAATTCCACAATTTTTGAAAAAAGTTGTCCTAAAAACTTATGCATTAGCTCGGTTTTTTAGCTATAAAAATTAA
- a CDS encoding glycosyltransferase produces MIYFLTVNYYSTELLAKLINSLSVGTTIEYKIVIINNSPNDDSIAQLKSESVIIIEAGENLGFGSACNIGIRWIYTQYPQAIIWIINPDAYLPNNILDKVKPFFTSHPQLAIVGTIIYTPIGKVWFAGGRFIATTGAIFTEDLLKNSDADYVSCDWVSGCSLIINLCKFDDCPWFDPAYFLYYEDFDFCRRYANQGYLIAVTKQLVVLHQPSSITNRNIFLKTKHSTYSYLLTIKKYTNMLILLIRLSRVILYALILLAIKPQVAFGKLYGVLIYCQRSLKF; encoded by the coding sequence ATGATTTATTTTTTAACAGTTAACTACTATTCTACAGAACTCCTGGCAAAATTAATCAATTCTTTGTCAGTTGGTACAACTATAGAATATAAAATAGTTATCATTAACAATTCACCTAATGATGATTCGATTGCCCAGCTTAAAAGTGAATCTGTCATAATTATTGAGGCTGGGGAGAATCTAGGATTTGGCAGTGCTTGTAATATAGGAATTCGCTGGATTTACACTCAATATCCCCAAGCTATTATTTGGATAATTAACCCAGATGCTTATCTGCCAAACAATATTTTAGATAAAGTTAAGCCATTTTTTACATCACACCCACAGTTAGCAATTGTTGGTACAATTATTTATACTCCTATAGGAAAAGTTTGGTTTGCTGGCGGTCGATTTATTGCTACAACTGGTGCAATCTTCACTGAAGACTTACTAAAAAATTCCGATGCAGATTATGTCAGTTGTGATTGGGTTTCAGGCTGTAGCTTAATCATTAATCTCTGTAAATTTGATGATTGTCCTTGGTTTGATCCTGCTTACTTTCTCTATTATGAAGATTTTGATTTTTGTAGGCGCTATGCCAATCAAGGATATTTGATTGCAGTCACAAAACAGTTGGTTGTTTTACATCAGCCATCTTCAATTACTAATAGAAATATTTTTCTTAAAACTAAACACAGTACCTACAGTTATTTATTGACTATAAAAAAATATACAAATATGCTGATTTTGCTGATCAGATTAAGTAGAGTGATTTTATATGCACTTATACTGCTGGCGATCAAACCTCAAGTGGCATTTGGTAAACTTTATGGTGTGTTAATTTATTGTCAGCGATCGCTAAAATTCTGA
- a CDS encoding glycosyltransferase family 1 protein, which yields MHHLLVNLAVVSTKPTGITTYTNNLFPFLQSLNSTLLISQKKSGYNCYLVPPNLTPDQGTKGHFNRLIWTQFQLPQIYQKLQSRLLFSPLPEAPLYSNCRYVVMTHDSIPLRFPNRFSPLTPYHRYYIPQVLNQAQHIICNSQSTAQDITNFYQIPASKITPILLAYDRTHFRTLNLPTRNYFLYVGRQDPYKNLQRLISAFAALPNCKDYELWLVGPVDSRYTPILITQVAELGVTNQVKFLNYVSYGELPTIINRAIALVFPSLWEGFGLPVLEAMACGTPIITSNLSSLPEVAGDAAILINPYNTGEITEAMQAVANDLALRSHLSTQGIARANQFSWEKTGQATVEVLSRFL from the coding sequence ATGCATCATCTCCTCGTTAATTTAGCTGTTGTCAGTACCAAACCAACAGGGATTACAACCTACACTAATAATCTTTTTCCTTTTCTGCAATCCCTGAATTCAACGTTACTCATATCACAAAAAAAATCCGGATATAACTGCTATCTAGTACCACCAAATCTGACACCAGACCAAGGTACAAAAGGACATTTCAACCGCTTAATCTGGACACAGTTCCAATTGCCGCAAATTTATCAAAAGCTGCAATCCCGTTTATTATTCTCGCCTTTACCAGAAGCGCCTCTATATAGTAATTGTCGTTATGTTGTCATGACTCACGACTCAATACCGTTGCGTTTTCCCAACCGCTTCTCGCCGTTGACACCATACCACCGTTATTATATTCCTCAAGTTCTTAACCAAGCACAACACATCATCTGCAACTCCCAATCCACTGCTCAAGACATCACCAACTTTTATCAAATTCCAGCCAGCAAAATTACCCCTATTCTCCTAGCCTACGATCGCACTCACTTCCGCACCCTGAATCTACCCACCCGCAACTACTTTCTCTACGTCGGTCGCCAAGATCCTTACAAAAACCTACAGCGACTCATCAGTGCTTTTGCTGCATTACCTAATTGTAAGGACTATGAACTGTGGTTAGTAGGACCAGTGGATTCACGTTACACGCCAATATTAATCACCCAAGTTGCAGAACTGGGTGTAACTAATCAGGTAAAGTTCCTGAATTATGTTTCTTACGGTGAGTTACCAACAATAATTAATCGAGCGATCGCTCTCGTGTTTCCTAGTCTCTGGGAAGGCTTTGGCTTACCCGTACTGGAAGCAATGGCCTGCGGTACTCCTATCATCACTTCCAACCTTTCCTCCCTACCAGAAGTGGCTGGCGATGCAGCGATTCTCATCAATCCCTACAATACAGGGGAAATTACAGAAGCTATGCAGGCTGTTGCCAATGATTTAGCACTGCGATCGCATTTATCCACCCAAGGTATCGCCAGAGCAAATCAATTCAGTTGGGAAAAAACAGGACAAGCCACCGTCGAAGTTTTATCACGCTTTCTATAA